TGTGCTGCTGGTGCGCATCGGCGGCCGCGATCTCGGCCTGCGTCAGCGGCTGCAGACGGTCCTCGTAGAACCAGCGCGAGATCGAGCTGCGCAGGTTCTGGTGCCACGGGATGCGACCCTTGGCGTTCGGACGCACGACGAGCGGCTCGTAGCTTGTGTAGTCGATGAGCTTCCAGCGGTCGTACACGTCGACCGGCTGGTGCACCTCGATGAACTCGCCGCCGGGGAGGCGGACGATGCGGCCCGACTCGTAGCCGTGCAGCACGATCTCGCGATCCTTCTTCTGCAGCGCGATGCAGATGCGCTTCGTCACGAAGTACCCGAGGATCGGGCCGACGAAGAGCAGGGCCTGCAGGGCGTGAATGACACCCTCCATGGTCAGCATGAAGTGCGTGGCCATGAGGTCGGACGAGGCCGCAGCCCAGAGCACCGCGTAGAAGATCATCCCGGCGACACCGATGGCGGTGCGGGTCGGGGCGTTGCGGGGACGGTCGGCGATGTGGTGCTCGCGCTTGTCGCCCGTGATCCACGCCTCGAGGAACGGGTAGATCGCCACGGCGACGATGAACAGTCCGAGCACCAGCACCGGGATGACGATGCCGAGCGACAGCGTGAAGTTGCCGAGCATGACGTCGAGGTGCGGGGGAGCGAGACGCAGGGCGCCGTCGGCGAAGCCGATGTACCAGTCAGGCTGAGTGCCGGCCGAGATCGGGGACGGGTCGTAGGGACCGTAATCCCAGAACGGCAGGATCTGGAAGAACGAGGCGATCAGGACGATCACACCGAAGACGATGAAGAAGAAGCCGCCCATCTTCGACATGTACACGGGCATCATCGGGTAGCCGACGACGTTGTCGTTCGTGCGGCCGGGGCCGGCGAACTGGGTGTGCTTGTTGATCACCATCAGCATCAGGTGCAGCACGATGAACGCGATCACCAGCAGCGGCAGCAGCAGGATGTGCATCGTGTACAGGCGGCCGACGATGTCGTCGCCGGGGAACTCGCCGCCGAAGATGAGGAACGAGGTCCAGGTGCCGATCAGCGGCAGACCCTTGATCATGCCGTCGATGATGCGCAGACCGTTGCCCGAGAGCAGGTCGTCGGGCAGCGAGTAGCCGGTGAATCCCTCGGCCAGGGCGAGGATGAAGAGCACGAAGCCGATCACCCAGTTGAGCTCGCGCGGCTTGCGGAACGCGCCGGTGAAGAACACGCGCAGCATGTGGATGCCTATGCCGGCGATGAACACGAGTGCCGCCCAGTGGTGGATCTGGCGAACCAGAAGGCCACCGCGGATGTCCCACGAGATGCGCAGCGCCGACTCGAAGGCCGCCGTCATCTCCACGCCGCGCAAGGGCGCGTACGCGCCGGTGTAGTGCGTGGGGGCCATCGAGGCCTGGAAGAAGAACGTCAGGAACGTTCCCGACAGGAACACGGCCACGAACGCCCAGAGCGCGATCTCGCCGAGCATGAACGACCAGTGGTCGGGGAAGATCTTGCGACCGAGCTCCTTGACGAGCCCCGACAGGCTGGTGCGCTCGTCGAGGTAGTTCGCCGTCGCGCCGATGAAGCGTCCGCCCAGGGGCTTCTGCTTGGTGTCCTCTTTAAGAGTTGCGGTGCTCAATGACGCTCCCAGAAGCTCGGACCGACGGGTTCGGTGAAGTCGCTCTGCGCGATGAGGTAGCCCTCATCGTCGACGGCGATGGGCAGCTGCGGCAGCGGTCGCGCTGCCGGGCCGAAGATGACCTTGGCGTGGTC
The window above is part of the Microbacterium sp. nov. GSS16 genome. Proteins encoded here:
- the qcrB gene encoding cytochrome bc1 complex cytochrome b subunit; the encoded protein is MSTATLKEDTKQKPLGGRFIGATANYLDERTSLSGLVKELGRKIFPDHWSFMLGEIALWAFVAVFLSGTFLTFFFQASMAPTHYTGAYAPLRGVEMTAAFESALRISWDIRGGLLVRQIHHWAALVFIAGIGIHMLRVFFTGAFRKPRELNWVIGFVLFILALAEGFTGYSLPDDLLSGNGLRIIDGMIKGLPLIGTWTSFLIFGGEFPGDDIVGRLYTMHILLLPLLVIAFIVLHLMLMVINKHTQFAGPGRTNDNVVGYPMMPVYMSKMGGFFFIVFGVIVLIASFFQILPFWDYGPYDPSPISAGTQPDWYIGFADGALRLAPPHLDVMLGNFTLSLGIVIPVLVLGLFIVAVAIYPFLEAWITGDKREHHIADRPRNAPTRTAIGVAGMIFYAVLWAAASSDLMATHFMLTMEGVIHALQALLFVGPILGYFVTKRICIALQKKDREIVLHGYESGRIVRLPGGEFIEVHQPVDVYDRWKLIDYTSYEPLVVRPNAKGRIPWHQNLRSSISRWFYEDRLQPLTQAEIAAADAHQQHTLAHDAEIEAAEIAGAHERAGVTSDDQIAATDLHVDETPNTPSSVIAKEPAKSRKKKSEDGE